One Nostoc punctiforme PCC 73102 DNA window includes the following coding sequences:
- a CDS encoding DNA polymerase III subunit gamma/tau yields the protein MSYEPLHHKYRPKSFAELVGQEAIATTLTNAIGTSKIAPAYLFTGPRGTGKTSSARILAKSLNCLKSDRPTAEPCGVCDVCQGITKGYALDVIEIDAASNTGVDNIRELIEKAQFAPVQCRYKVYVIDECHMLSTQAFNALLKTLEEPPRHVVFVLATTDPQRVLPTIISRCQRFDFRRIQLEAMVKHLSAIASKENIHISPEAVTLVAQLSQGGLRDAESLLDQLGLLAGVVTPDRVWDLVGTVSEQDLLGLLNAIAQDKPEAVLDSTHKILDRGREPLTFLQNLAAFYRDLLIAKTAPNRHDLVACTQQTWTALVEFAQYFDMTMILAGQEHLRKAEVQIKNSTQPRLWLEVTLLGLLPSATTNIQPQAPNIAPRVIPPAVSPSYPPAVTQNHAVSSLPVAEPQTNHNSTLRQGSVTTNHHVAIAQNQPVTSSGAVEQQKNHNSAANSVSPPTPEPVAVPVPSAIVEAVTSEVVGEAQYDLTQVWQQVLANLQPKSRQEMLRQMSQLIEFDGVMARIAIKQAWYDKGKSYLPMITAAFQQTFQREIQINIEKGISSNSTSAKKNPPPKDSSRVQQPATPSYNQQISPPALVPQPATPAPLRTEPLAKNGNGANGNGANGNGVNGNGVNGNGANRNGANRNGAQTLPPPPQRTPAPDWEIDEVAIAAQRLAEFFNGQIIRFTEDSTEFSDSIATPEWVEESEVDDE from the coding sequence ATGTCTTACGAACCCCTGCACCATAAATATCGCCCCAAAAGTTTTGCTGAACTCGTGGGACAAGAGGCGATCGCTACCACCCTCACGAATGCGATCGGCACATCCAAAATCGCCCCCGCCTATTTATTCACTGGGCCAAGAGGTACGGGGAAAACTTCTAGTGCCCGGATTTTAGCTAAATCTCTCAATTGTCTCAAAAGCGATCGCCCCACTGCTGAACCCTGCGGCGTGTGTGATGTTTGTCAAGGAATCACCAAGGGTTACGCCTTAGATGTAATTGAAATCGATGCTGCTAGTAACACTGGTGTCGATAATATCCGTGAGTTGATTGAAAAAGCCCAGTTTGCTCCTGTGCAGTGTCGTTACAAGGTTTATGTAATCGATGAATGTCACATGCTCAGTACCCAGGCATTCAATGCGCTACTTAAGACCCTAGAAGAGCCACCGAGACACGTAGTTTTTGTATTGGCGACAACAGACCCGCAACGGGTGTTACCAACGATTATTTCGCGCTGTCAAAGGTTTGATTTTAGACGTATTCAATTAGAGGCGATGGTTAAGCATTTAAGTGCGATCGCCTCTAAAGAAAATATTCATATTTCACCCGAAGCTGTAACCCTGGTAGCCCAACTTTCTCAGGGAGGGTTGCGAGATGCCGAAAGCTTGCTCGATCAATTGGGTTTGTTAGCAGGTGTTGTGACACCAGATAGAGTTTGGGATTTGGTCGGGACGGTAAGCGAACAGGACTTGCTGGGACTTCTAAATGCGATCGCTCAAGATAAACCCGAAGCAGTTCTTGACAGTACCCACAAAATTCTCGATCGTGGTCGAGAACCCCTAACTTTTCTGCAAAATCTCGCCGCTTTCTACCGCGATTTACTCATAGCCAAAACAGCACCCAACCGCCACGATTTGGTTGCTTGTACTCAGCAAACCTGGACGGCGTTGGTTGAGTTTGCTCAATACTTCGATATGACCATGATTTTGGCAGGACAGGAACACCTGCGAAAAGCTGAAGTGCAAATTAAAAACAGTACTCAGCCGCGTTTATGGTTGGAAGTAACATTACTAGGATTGTTACCTAGTGCAACGACGAATATTCAACCACAAGCCCCAAATATCGCGCCGCGAGTTATCCCACCTGCTGTATCTCCAAGCTATCCTCCAGCAGTTACCCAAAATCATGCAGTCTCTTCTTTACCGGTAGCGGAACCGCAAACAAATCATAATTCTACACTTCGACAAGGCTCTGTTACCACAAACCATCATGTAGCGATTGCCCAAAATCAGCCTGTCACTTCATCTGGCGCAGTTGAACAGCAAAAAAATCACAATTCTGCTGCAAACTCAGTTTCACCACCAACCCCAGAACCTGTTGCTGTTCCTGTACCATCTGCGATCGTTGAAGCAGTAACTTCAGAAGTTGTTGGAGAAGCACAATATGATTTAACTCAGGTTTGGCAACAGGTGCTTGCTAACCTCCAGCCAAAATCAAGGCAAGAAATGCTGCGTCAAATGAGCCAACTTATAGAGTTCGACGGTGTTATGGCTCGAATTGCTATCAAACAGGCATGGTATGACAAGGGTAAATCTTATCTACCGATGATTACGGCAGCTTTCCAGCAGACTTTCCAGCGTGAAATCCAGATAAATATAGAAAAAGGAATTTCTTCAAACTCCACTTCAGCTAAAAAAAATCCTCCGCCAAAAGACTCTAGTCGCGTTCAGCAACCAGCTACTCCTAGTTACAACCAGCAAATTTCGCCTCCAGCGCTAGTACCACAGCCAGCAACGCCAGCGCCACTAAGAACCGAGCCGCTAGCAAAAAATGGAAATGGAGCAAATGGAAATGGAGCAAATGGAAATGGAGTAAATGGAAATGGAGTAAATGGAAACGGGGCAAATAGAAATGGGGCAAATAGAAATGGGGCGCAAACTTTGCCTCCACCGCCACAGCGAACACCCGCACCTGATTGGGAAATTGATGAAGTAGCGATCGCAGCTCAACGTCTAGCAGAATTCTTCAACGGACAAATTATCCGTTTTACTGAGGATTCAACAGAATTCTCCGATTCCATAGCTACACCTGAATGGGTAGAGGAATCGGAAGTTGATGATGAATAA
- a CDS encoding PEP-CTERM sorting domain-containing protein, which translates to MKVSSSGIKLGGAILSGSCLAAMTIALSGASAFAAQFITIESTGTLSGTIELPRNNPNFNNSITRIDTDDTGTYYRNLGTNNNPNYVPVYQSDYLQVETRSDGSLHYFVDFKGIPFVSFDGVLTSPVLSGGQLTPYKYQGQLAGTKFQGVVQDEFNFIKALYSGTVTDPDTGKQYQGTFEVSGYGVRYSDRNGNSTPTVFDFQSDIPGSPTVTSLNITNATLANLRIKVPIDETSIPEPASVLGTFLVAGFGMVLKRKKHICSKKIF; encoded by the coding sequence ATGAAAGTAAGTTCATCAGGGATTAAGCTAGGTGGTGCAATTCTTAGCGGAAGTTGTTTAGCAGCAATGACGATCGCTTTAAGTGGAGCAAGTGCTTTCGCCGCTCAATTCATTACAATTGAAAGCACTGGCACATTATCAGGAACAATCGAACTTCCCAGAAATAATCCCAATTTCAATAACAGTATTACTCGTATTGATACGGATGACACTGGAACTTATTACCGGAACTTAGGTACTAACAATAATCCTAATTATGTTCCTGTATACCAGTCAGACTATTTACAGGTAGAAACACGCTCTGATGGAAGTCTGCATTACTTTGTTGACTTTAAAGGTATTCCCTTTGTCTCGTTCGATGGTGTTCTCACATCGCCGGTTCTCTCTGGTGGTCAGTTAACACCCTATAAATACCAAGGACAATTAGCTGGAACCAAATTTCAAGGAGTAGTTCAGGATGAATTTAATTTCATAAAAGCCTTATACAGTGGTACTGTCACCGATCCAGACACCGGAAAGCAGTATCAGGGCACTTTTGAAGTAAGTGGATATGGAGTGCGATATAGCGATCGCAATGGTAACTCAACTCCCACAGTTTTTGATTTCCAGTCTGATATCCCAGGTTCGCCAACAGTAACATCCTTGAACATCACTAACGCTACCCTGGCGAATTTAAGAATCAAAGTACCTATTGATGAAACTTCTATTCCAGAACCAGCTAGCGTTCTCGGCACCTTTTTGGTAGCTGGTTTTGGTATGGTTTTGAAAAGAAAAAAACACATCTGCTCTAAGAAGATATTTTGA
- a CDS encoding GTPase family protein, giving the protein MVRLKPWQWVVLAIPIAFIIIFLLVAAGSQIHAWGISWIWGVFTLLFVGWRWLLVKWTQPAVNQVEAVLAQVQEELESAAEDTVRPPAGSDVTKLAEAALQEILQASQSDRPIWEDWQTFWTRCQDLVVAIAHIYNPQIQYPLLNIYVPQAYGLIRGTVDDMDQWMQKLSPVLNQVTVGQAYQGYEVYRKLEPSARKFWKAWNWAQWLLNPVAAVAKQASQGSSNQATQQLLGNLNQLFREAALKNLCRQAIALYGRSKLPVSATVVSTPTLSKAKTQTLREILTQAQPAEVVEQKPVNILLVGRTGSGKSSLINTLFQADLAAVDVLPSTDRIQNYQWQTQSGETLTLLDTPGYEQVNHADLRNLVLDYAIDADLLLLVTPALDPALQMDVDFLQDIKAEVADLPAIAIVTQVDRLRPIREWQPPYDWEWGDRPKEIAIREATEYRAKLLGKFCNLVLPLVTGDSKTGRVAWGVDTLSLGLVDAIAPTKQLRLARFLRNLEARTVAAAKIIDHYTFQMATTQGLTALLKSPVLQFVSTLSTGSPALAYMLAEQIPVEQLPIVIGKLQMGYELFSLLNIANPNPLNFELLSLWPLLLENSTSPDRNAWAFGHALVEYWTQNLTVEQLRERFEYYLSIAK; this is encoded by the coding sequence ATGGTGCGATTAAAACCGTGGCAGTGGGTGGTTTTGGCAATCCCGATCGCGTTTATCATTATTTTTTTACTGGTAGCCGCTGGTTCGCAAATTCATGCGTGGGGTATTAGTTGGATTTGGGGTGTGTTTACCCTTTTATTCGTTGGTTGGCGTTGGCTGCTAGTCAAATGGACTCAACCAGCTGTTAACCAAGTGGAAGCTGTATTAGCTCAAGTTCAAGAAGAATTAGAATCGGCAGCAGAGGATACAGTTAGACCACCAGCAGGAAGCGATGTCACAAAGCTTGCAGAAGCCGCACTCCAAGAGATTCTGCAAGCGTCACAAAGCGATCGCCCGATTTGGGAAGACTGGCAAACTTTTTGGACGCGATGCCAGGATTTGGTCGTAGCGATCGCTCATATCTACAATCCTCAAATTCAATATCCCCTGCTGAACATTTACGTCCCCCAGGCTTACGGGCTGATTCGGGGAACGGTGGATGATATGGATCAGTGGATGCAAAAATTATCCCCTGTTCTTAATCAGGTAACGGTTGGACAAGCATACCAAGGATATGAAGTCTACCGAAAGTTGGAACCATCGGCTCGAAAATTTTGGAAAGCTTGGAATTGGGCACAGTGGCTTTTAAATCCGGTGGCGGCGGTGGCAAAACAAGCCAGTCAGGGTTCTAGTAACCAAGCAACTCAACAATTATTGGGGAATTTGAACCAGCTATTTCGGGAAGCTGCCCTGAAAAACTTGTGTCGGCAGGCGATCGCCCTCTATGGACGTAGCAAATTACCAGTTTCAGCAACCGTAGTATCCACACCAACTTTATCCAAGGCAAAAACCCAAACACTGCGAGAAATACTGACTCAAGCTCAACCAGCCGAGGTAGTTGAGCAAAAACCCGTGAATATTCTGCTGGTGGGGCGCACAGGTTCAGGAAAAAGTAGCCTGATTAACACGCTATTTCAGGCAGATTTAGCGGCCGTTGATGTTTTGCCCAGTACGGATCGCATTCAAAATTATCAATGGCAAACTCAAAGTGGTGAAACCTTGACGCTTTTGGACACACCTGGCTACGAACAAGTCAACCATGCCGATCTGCGAAACCTGGTGCTTGATTATGCTATCGATGCAGATTTGCTGCTGTTAGTCACCCCTGCCCTCGATCCTGCTCTGCAAATGGATGTAGACTTTCTGCAAGACATCAAAGCAGAAGTTGCGGATTTACCTGCGATCGCGATCGTCACTCAAGTAGATCGGCTGCGTCCCATCCGCGAATGGCAACCGCCTTATGATTGGGAATGGGGCGATCGCCCAAAAGAAATTGCCATTCGAGAAGCTACTGAGTATCGCGCCAAATTGCTGGGAAAATTCTGTAATCTAGTTCTACCCCTGGTTACAGGTGACAGCAAAACAGGTCGAGTTGCCTGGGGAGTGGATACGCTTTCACTGGGATTAGTAGATGCGATCGCACCTACCAAGCAACTCCGTCTCGCCCGATTTTTGCGTAACCTTGAAGCCCGTACCGTCGCTGCTGCCAAAATCATCGACCACTACACCTTCCAGATGGCGACAACTCAAGGACTAACGGCATTGCTCAAAAGTCCCGTCCTCCAGTTTGTTTCTACGCTCTCAACCGGATCTCCAGCGCTAGCATATATGCTGGCAGAACAAATTCCCGTGGAACAGTTACCGATTGTGATTGGCAAACTCCAAATGGGATATGAGCTTTTCTCGCTTTTGAATATAGCTAACCCTAACCCGCTCAACTTTGAATTGCTATCCCTCTGGCCGCTACTGCTAGAAAATTCCACTTCACCCGATCGCAATGCCTGGGCATTTGGTCACGCCCTAGTGGAGTACTGGACTCAGAATCTAACGGTTGAACAACTCCGGGAGCGATTTGAGTATTATCTGTCAATTGCCAAATAA
- a CDS encoding RloB family protein — protein sequence MPRKLNRRPPSRNIAQKILIACEGSKTEPIYFNSIRNELRSSTLDIIVLPHQNKTDPRSIVERLIEERQQRKDNQQWSKEDEAWAVFDGDEHIEKSLENWQSAINRATSQKINLAITNPCFELWYLIHFQDHFAQINRDRLVNLLGKHIPNYDKSMCLYPKPLKSLTEQAIQRAEKMAKQIERNELSEHSNPCCSGLPKLISSLLSLENS from the coding sequence GTGCCAAGAAAGTTAAATCGTCGCCCACCTAGCAGGAATATTGCTCAGAAAATACTAATTGCTTGTGAAGGAAGTAAAACAGAACCAATTTATTTCAATAGTATCCGCAATGAATTACGTTCATCAACTTTAGATATTATTGTATTGCCTCATCAAAACAAAACTGATCCACGTAGCATTGTTGAAAGACTCATCGAAGAACGACAGCAGAGAAAAGATAACCAGCAGTGGAGTAAAGAAGATGAGGCTTGGGCTGTTTTTGATGGAGATGAGCATATTGAAAAGAGTCTGGAAAATTGGCAAAGTGCAATAAATCGGGCTACAAGCCAAAAGATTAATCTCGCAATTACAAATCCTTGTTTTGAACTCTGGTATCTAATTCACTTTCAAGACCATTTTGCACAAATCAATCGTGATAGGTTAGTTAATTTACTCGGCAAGCATATACCCAACTATGACAAATCAATGTGCTTATATCCAAAACCCTTGAAATCATTAACTGAACAAGCAATTCAACGTGCTGAAAAGATGGCAAAGCAGATAGAACGGAATGAATTATCTGAGCATTCAAATCCCTGCTGTAGTGGCTTGCCTAAACTGATTAGTAGTTTATTAAGCTTAGAAAATAGTTAG
- the ebsA gene encoding type IV pilus biogenesis protein EbsA — translation MSIEQLQPANQQQASVYLPYVQGTKRNFLPYAISLYQKGVLEGHRKIEASEHVPFVASWNVATLPSDLTRCRIQFDGNADLSYELMMASFEFINFLIEVMDNYKRHRLTDFSQPFYRKLLRIDD, via the coding sequence ATGTCTATTGAGCAACTCCAGCCTGCTAATCAACAACAAGCCAGTGTTTACTTACCTTACGTCCAAGGCACTAAGCGCAATTTTTTACCCTATGCCATCAGTCTTTATCAAAAAGGGGTTTTGGAGGGACACCGGAAGATAGAAGCTAGCGAACATGTCCCCTTTGTCGCATCTTGGAATGTTGCTACTTTACCCTCAGACTTAACTCGTTGCCGAATTCAGTTTGATGGAAATGCTGACTTGAGTTACGAACTTATGATGGCCAGTTTCGAGTTTATTAATTTTTTAATTGAAGTTATGGACAACTATAAACGCCATCGCTTGACCGATTTCTCACAACCGTTTTACCGCAAGCTACTGCGTATAGATGATTGA
- a CDS encoding ATP-binding protein: protein MKNILDISISQEQNLHQSYSISSYNRLLLVVKDLACVRTIEEIIEIVRLAARDLTNADGVTFVLRDGECCHYVDENAIGPLWKGMRFPLKSCISGWAMLNKQAAVIEDIYQDARIPINAYKVTFVKSLVMVPIRIADPLGAIGAYWSRTHLATSEEIELLEILTDTTAVAIANVQLFQKLTNQNALKDKFIAMLAHELRNPVAPISNGVQLLKLKLGETGAVGETVLMMQHQIKHLSKLIDELLDVSSITYGKISLNLEKVNLVELVRQSLNDHAQAIKRSNLNVVEDLPNTPVWAYVDPTRFFQIFGNLLDNALKFSKPDGTIWVDLLYIPGENGSGSLAALSVRDSGIGIEPTILPELFEPFTQADRSLDRSRGGLGLGLSVVKSLVELHGGNVEASSRGINLGAEFKVTLPVCEEITTLDNDLETMEAAKKSLKILVIEDNDDSATTLKAVLEHFGHEVSIAKNGISGVETARELEPHVIICDIGLPEMDGFAVAQELSKDSKFTRSILIALTGYGGQEDKELALKSGFKCHLTKPVDFEILTAEIDRYFLVSA, encoded by the coding sequence ATGAAAAATATATTAGACATCTCCATTTCTCAAGAACAGAATTTACATCAGAGCTATAGCATTTCGTCTTATAATCGGCTGCTTTTGGTCGTGAAAGATTTGGCTTGTGTGCGGACTATTGAGGAAATTATTGAGATTGTGCGTTTGGCTGCTAGGGATCTCACCAATGCTGATGGAGTAACTTTTGTACTGCGGGATGGTGAATGTTGCCACTATGTTGATGAAAACGCCATCGGGCCACTTTGGAAAGGTATGCGTTTTCCGCTCAAATCTTGCATCTCCGGTTGGGCAATGCTCAATAAGCAAGCAGCTGTGATTGAGGACATTTACCAGGATGCTCGAATTCCTATTAATGCCTATAAAGTAACTTTTGTTAAGAGTTTAGTGATGGTTCCCATACGGATTGCCGATCCACTGGGTGCGATCGGAGCCTACTGGAGTAGAACACACCTAGCGACCTCTGAAGAAATAGAACTGCTTGAGATTTTGACCGACACTACAGCAGTGGCGATCGCAAACGTTCAACTTTTCCAGAAACTTACGAACCAAAACGCCCTGAAAGACAAATTCATTGCGATGCTAGCTCACGAGTTGAGGAATCCTGTTGCCCCCATCTCGAACGGGGTTCAGCTTCTCAAGTTGAAACTGGGCGAGACTGGCGCAGTTGGAGAAACAGTTTTAATGATGCAGCACCAGATTAAGCACCTCTCGAAATTAATCGATGAGTTACTCGATGTATCGTCCATCACTTACGGGAAGATTTCATTAAACCTTGAGAAGGTTAATCTAGTAGAATTGGTTCGCCAAAGTCTCAATGACCATGCACAAGCAATAAAGAGATCGAACCTTAACGTAGTAGAAGACTTGCCAAACACGCCCGTATGGGCTTATGTTGACCCAACGCGATTCTTTCAAATCTTTGGGAACCTTCTTGATAACGCCTTAAAGTTTTCAAAACCAGATGGGACGATCTGGGTGGATCTCTTATATATTCCAGGTGAAAATGGCTCAGGCAGTTTAGCAGCTTTATCTGTAAGAGACTCAGGTATAGGGATAGAACCGACAATCTTACCAGAACTCTTCGAGCCGTTTACCCAGGCCGATCGCAGTTTAGACCGTTCGAGAGGCGGGCTAGGTTTGGGACTTTCGGTAGTAAAAAGTCTCGTCGAACTTCATGGTGGTAATGTTGAAGCCTCAAGTAGAGGGATCAATTTGGGGGCAGAATTCAAAGTTACTCTCCCTGTATGCGAAGAGATTACAACCTTGGACAACGATCTGGAGACTATGGAGGCGGCTAAAAAATCGTTGAAGATTTTAGTGATTGAAGATAATGACGATTCCGCTACAACATTAAAAGCAGTACTTGAGCATTTCGGGCATGAAGTTTCCATTGCCAAGAATGGAATTTCAGGGGTAGAAACAGCAAGGGAGTTGGAGCCTCATGTGATTATTTGTGACATTGGACTACCCGAAATGGATGGATTCGCCGTTGCACAGGAACTGAGTAAAGACTCTAAATTTACTCGCTCAATTCTGATTGCACTCACCGGCTACGGTGGACAGGAAGATAAGGAGCTTGCGCTTAAATCTGGTTTCAAATGCCATTTGACTAAGCCTGTGGACTTTGAAATCCTTACAGCAGAAATTGATCGATACTTTCTGGTGAGTGCGTAA
- a CDS encoding AAA family ATPase — MLVDFTVENYRSIKEPVTLSAVAQKQSDRQTSQSSKRKRVKSDHEIAPGYHVEGWDIELLPVLAIFGANASGKSNVIQALDYLLIMMAYGTQQAVAFQRILKHVKLDPFKLDSISAQKPTRFELRTLLDNNIYTYSLVINQNHIISEKLDYALNTTKRTRRLFNRQWDEISKKFIWKTGDDFAGSHNQLQDNIRENDLFISTLVKLKVDVIESFLRWLKARWLGINLGNEKYDTTSITLLQGTDNPIVNEIFEEALKIVLKFDTGLSRIDMVKKHDDPSDYNIYAIHNTHDGNLVAWLFDEESLGTQRLFSLAFRIVLALKIGGLTIVDELGTNIHPNIVRSIIRRFQNPKTNPKRAQFILTSHDNTLQRNNLLRRDQIWFTQKRDDQSTELYPLTDFHVRNDLAIDKAYLDGRFGAVPFLPSEEEMILQGDEQCQES; from the coding sequence ATGCTTGTAGATTTTACAGTCGAAAACTACCGCTCAATTAAAGAACCTGTAACCCTAAGTGCGGTTGCTCAAAAACAAAGCGATCGTCAGACAAGCCAAAGCAGCAAACGTAAACGGGTAAAGTCAGATCATGAAATTGCACCTGGATATCATGTTGAAGGGTGGGACATTGAACTTTTACCTGTTCTTGCAATTTTTGGAGCTAATGCTTCAGGCAAGAGTAATGTTATCCAAGCTCTGGATTATCTACTAATCATGATGGCTTATGGCACACAACAAGCAGTTGCATTCCAGAGAATTTTAAAACATGTAAAACTAGATCCTTTCAAGTTAGATAGCATCTCTGCTCAAAAACCTACAAGATTTGAATTAAGAACTTTGTTAGATAATAATATTTATACTTATTCCCTAGTAATCAATCAAAATCATATAATCTCAGAAAAGTTAGATTATGCTTTAAACACAACTAAGCGGACTCGTCGTTTATTTAATCGTCAATGGGATGAAATTAGTAAAAAATTTATCTGGAAAACTGGGGACGATTTTGCTGGCTCCCATAATCAACTCCAGGATAATATTAGAGAAAATGATTTATTTATTAGTACATTAGTAAAACTAAAGGTAGATGTAATTGAGTCTTTTTTACGCTGGTTAAAAGCTCGCTGGCTTGGAATTAATTTGGGAAATGAAAAGTACGATACTACCTCGATTACATTACTGCAAGGTACTGATAATCCCATAGTAAATGAAATTTTTGAAGAAGCATTGAAAATTGTACTAAAATTTGACACAGGATTGTCAAGAATCGATATGGTAAAGAAACATGATGATCCAAGTGACTACAATATATATGCTATACATAATACCCATGACGGTAATTTAGTGGCTTGGCTTTTTGATGAAGAATCTCTTGGAACTCAACGCTTATTTAGTTTAGCATTTCGGATAGTACTAGCTCTTAAAATAGGAGGATTGACAATTGTCGACGAATTAGGCACAAACATTCATCCTAATATTGTAAGAAGTATTATCAGAAGATTTCAAAATCCTAAAACAAATCCCAAACGCGCTCAATTTATTTTAACTAGTCACGATAATACATTACAAAGAAATAACTTATTGCGCCGCGATCAAATTTGGTTTACACAAAAGCGAGATGATCAAAGCACTGAGTTGTATCCTTTGACTGATTTCCATGTGCGAAATGATTTGGCAATTGATAAAGCTTATTTAGATGGTCGTTTTGGAGCCGTTCCGTTTCTCCCATCTGAAGAGGAAATGATTTTACAGGGTGATGAGCAGTGCCAAGAAAGTTAA
- a CDS encoding glycosyltransferase produces the protein MPANSWPEEDSYQELDPLNSLLSDLSVDEELVLETDPVSLPSRFQGRRGKAALVLTIVWSGTIALHLVSWASIFILGLTTILGFHALVVVFTKSRRYPKEIQGDLPFVSVLVAAKNEEAVIAKLVKNLCNLEYPGGQYEVWIIDDRSSDSTPHLLAELEQKYDQLKVLRRSAEASGGKSGALNQVLPLTKGGIIAVFDADAQVTPDLLQQVIPLFQREKVGAVQVRKAIANAKDNFWTKGQMAEMALDTWFQQQRTALGGIGELRGNGQFVRRSALESCGGWNEETITDDLDLTIRLHLDKWDIECVFHPAVQEEGVTNAIALWHQRNRWAEGGYQRYLDYWDLILKNRMGTRKSWDLLIFMLIMYILPTAAVPDLLMAIARHRPPMLSPITGLSISMSMVGMYTGLTRIRQDQKFSLSTYLTMLVQTLRGSLYMLHWLVVMSSTTARMSVRPKRLKWVKTLHTGHVE, from the coding sequence ATGCCAGCGAATTCCTGGCCCGAAGAAGATTCTTATCAAGAGCTTGATCCGCTCAACTCCTTGTTATCTGACCTATCAGTAGATGAGGAGTTAGTGTTAGAGACAGATCCTGTGTCTCTACCATCCCGGTTTCAAGGTCGTAGAGGCAAAGCAGCTCTAGTCTTGACTATCGTCTGGAGTGGCACGATCGCTCTACATTTAGTTTCTTGGGCTTCCATATTTATTCTAGGACTGACCACCATTCTAGGATTTCATGCCTTGGTGGTCGTGTTTACTAAATCCCGTCGCTATCCAAAAGAAATACAGGGAGATTTGCCCTTTGTATCTGTATTAGTGGCTGCGAAAAATGAAGAGGCAGTAATTGCAAAATTAGTCAAAAATCTTTGTAATCTGGAATATCCAGGTGGGCAGTATGAAGTATGGATTATTGACGATCGCAGCAGTGATAGCACGCCACATTTATTAGCAGAACTAGAGCAGAAATACGATCAACTGAAAGTATTAAGGCGTTCAGCAGAAGCTAGTGGCGGCAAATCAGGGGCGTTGAATCAGGTGTTGCCTCTAACAAAGGGCGGCATCATAGCAGTATTTGATGCTGATGCTCAAGTGACACCAGATTTGCTGCAACAGGTAATACCTTTATTTCAGAGGGAAAAGGTGGGGGCGGTGCAGGTGCGAAAAGCGATCGCCAACGCCAAAGACAACTTTTGGACTAAGGGGCAAATGGCCGAAATGGCACTTGATACCTGGTTTCAGCAACAGCGCACTGCCCTTGGTGGTATTGGCGAACTGCGGGGTAATGGTCAATTTGTCCGGCGTTCAGCCTTGGAAAGCTGTGGTGGCTGGAATGAGGAAACTATTACCGATGATTTGGATTTGACAATCCGCTTGCATTTGGATAAGTGGGATATTGAGTGTGTTTTCCATCCAGCAGTGCAAGAAGAAGGTGTGACAAATGCGATCGCACTCTGGCATCAGCGTAACCGGTGGGCAGAAGGCGGTTATCAACGCTATCTGGATTATTGGGATTTAATTCTCAAAAACCGTATGGGAACGCGCAAAAGCTGGGATTTGCTGATTTTTATGCTGATTATGTATATCTTACCTACAGCAGCAGTACCAGATTTGTTAATGGCGATCGCGCGTCATCGTCCACCAATGTTAAGTCCCATTACAGGCTTGTCCATTTCTATGTCGATGGTAGGGATGTACACAGGTCTAACGCGCATACGTCAAGATCAGAAATTCTCACTTTCTACATATCTTACGATGCTAGTGCAAACCCTACGTGGCAGTTTATATATGTTGCACTGGTTAGTCGTCATGAGCAGTACTACTGCCCGGATGTCAGTAAGACCAAAGCGGCTAAAATGGGTGAAAACCTTGCATACGGGGCATGTGGAATAG